The DNA region ACCTGGAGCAGCTTGCGCTCGAGCTCCTTGGCGTCCGAGATGTCGAGGGCGAAGCCGAGGATCAGCGTCGAGCCGTCGGGGTTGGGCCGGGTCGTGATGCCCGACTGCAGGTGCAGCACCACGCCGTCGGGCCGCACCCACCGGTACTGCTCGAGCCACTGCGCCGAGCCGGCCGCGCTCGCGTCGACGCTGCGCAGGCCCGGGAGGTCCTCGGGGTGGACGCGCGCGGTCCAGCCAGCGGCGTCGGCGAGCTCGTCCGCCGAGACCCCGAGGACCCGCTCGGCGTTGGCGCTCACCCACCGGATCGCGAACGCGCCGGCGTCGATGGTGGCCTGCCACAGCACCAGCGGGAGGGCCGAGCTGAGCAGGCGCAGCCGCTCGGCCTGCTCGGCCGACTCCCACTGCGCGCGCTTGGCCGCGGTCACGTCGACGTGGGTGACGACGACCCGGGCCGGGCCGTCGCCGGCGCAGCGTCGGACCCGACACGCGAACCACCGGAGCTCGCCGGCGGCGGCGGCGTGGTACTCGACCTCGGCGACGGCCGCCGCCCCCGCGAGCGCCTGCTCGATGGCCGCGGCGAGCGGCGGTCCGCCCGGGGTCGCCGCGCAGGCCGCCAGGTAGTCCGCGCCCTCGCCGCCCCGGGCCAGCGACGCCCCGGACGCGGCGTGGTCGCGCCAGGCCTGGCTGACGGCGACGAGCGCGCCGTCCTCGTCGAGGATCGCCACCGGATCGGTCAGGCTGTCGAGGAGCAGCTGGCACAGGTGGCGGCCGCGGTCATCGGCCGCCACGACCGCGGGCGACGCGCCCGCGCGCCCAGCAGCCGCAGCCGCGCGCCCAGCTCGAGCGGATCGACCGGCGCGGCCAGGAGGTCGACGGCGCCGCGATCGAGCGCCGCGGTCCGCAGCGCCTGGTCCGTCCGCGCCGCGATCACCATGACCGGTCGTCCGGACGCCACCAGCAGGCCGAGGACCTCGAGGCCGTCGGTGCCGGCGGCGCGCAGGTCCAGGATCACCACATCGACGTCGGCGGCCAGCGCCAGCGCGTGGGCCCGGCCGGCCGCAACCACCGGGACATGGCCTGCGCCCATGATCAGGTCGCCGAGCCCCGCCCCGTCGGCTCGGTCATCGACGATCAGAACTTTCAAGCCAGACGCCATTGGTAGACCACATCCCCCGCTTCCATCAATGTTAGCATACCGTGAGACGTACGGCCGGTGCACCTGGTCGTCTGGAAGATCATGGGCCACCGATCGATGTCCGAGGAGCACGCGCGGATCTTGGCGGTGGGCGACGATCCGGTCGCCGCCGCGCCGGTGCTCGCGGCCCTCGCGGGCCACGCCGTCGTCACGGCCGAGGACGCCGCCGCGGCCGGCGCGCGGATCGAGGACGGCGGGATCGAGCTGGTGGTGCTGACCGGCCCCGCCGCCAGCGGCGCGCCGTGCCGCGAGCTCAAGCGCCAGCACGGCGACGGGTTCTTGCCGGTGCTGATCGTGACCGCGGCCGACGCCGACGCCCGCGACCGCGCGTTCGCGCTCGGCGCGGACGATGTCGTCACGGCGCCGCCCGACGTGCGCGAGCTGCGCCGCCGGGTCGAGGCGCTGGTGCGTCGGCAGCGGCAGGAGGCCCAGCTCCGGGCCCAGCTCGGCGAGGCCCGGCAGCTGCGCCAGGTGCAGGACGAGCTCGCGCGCCGCCTCGTCCACGATCTGCGCGGACCGGTGGCGGGGCTCGATGGGTTCTTGCGGTTGCTCCAGCGCGACCCTGAGGACGCCGAGGCCTTCGCGATGATCGACCAGGCGTTACGGGCGACCCACGACCTGGGGAACCAGGTCGAGGACCTGGTCAGGATCCGCCAGCTCGAGGACGGCGCGCTCACGCCGACCCGGGGACCGGTCGCCCTGCGCGCGCTGGTCGACGACGCGCTCGCGGCGCTGGCGAACGAGGCCGCACACCGGCACGTGACCCTGGCCGTGGTCGGGGACGACCTCGAGCTCAGCGCCGACCCGCTGCTGCTCGGCCGCGCGCTCGAGCGCGCGATCGCGCGGACCGTCCGCGCCGCGCCGCGCCGCAGCGAGGTGACCGTGACCATCGGGCGCGACGCGGCGGCGGCGGTGATCCAGATCGCCGATCGCGGCGACGCCATCGCCGCTGATCAGCTCGCGGCGCTGGTCGAGCCCCACGCCGGCGGTGGCCGGTTCGGGCTGTACCTGCCCGCGCTGGTGGTCCGGCTGCACGGCGGCGCGATCGCCGCCGCTGCGCGCCGACGGCGGCACGACCATCACGCTGACCCTGCCCGTGAGCGTCTGACATGGACCGACCACGCACCCTGCTGATCGTGGACGACGAGGCGTCGATCACCCGGGCCCTGGCCCGCGTGCTCGCGGCACCCGGGCGCCGGGTCCTGACCGCGCAGGCACCTGGCGAGGCGCTCGCGATCGTGGAGCGCGAGCCGATCGACGTGGTGATCAGCGACAAGGACATGCCGGAGATGACCGGGCTGGCCCTGCTGGCGGCGATCCGCGCCCGCCAGCCCC from Myxococcales bacterium includes:
- a CDS encoding response regulator encodes the protein MDRPRTLLIVDDEASITRALARVLAAPGRRVLTAQAPGEALAIVEREPIDVVISDKDMPEMTGLALLAAIRARQPLAIRMMLTGRATLDSALAAINDQGVFRYLTKPWDEVEPARP
- a CDS encoding response regulator encodes the protein MASGLKVLIVDDRADGAGLGDLIMGAGHVPVVAAGRAHALALAADVDVVILDLRAAGTDGLEVLGLLVASGRPVMVIAARTDQALRTAALDRGAVDLLAAPVDPLELGARLRLLGARARRPRSWRPMTAAATCASCSSTA